From the Deinococcus gobiensis I-0 genome, the window CGCACGGCCGGCACCGGCACCGGAAAGCGCCGCGCGTACTCGTGCAGGCGGCCCCGCAGCGCCGCAAACTGGGCCGGGTCCATCGCGAACCCGGCGGCGGCGGGGTGACCCCCGTAGCGCTTGAGGAGGTCGCCGCTCTCGCGCAGGCCCCCCACCGCACTGATGCCGGGCGTGCTGCGCACCGACCCCTTGCCCTGCGCCACGATGTACACCGGCCGGTAGAAGGTCTCCAGCAGCTTGCTCGCCACGATGCCCATCACGCCGGGGTGCCAGTCGGGGTGGGTCAGGACCAGCGCCGGGTCGGCCGGGTCGGCCAGGGCGAGGGCCTGCGCGAACATGTCGTCCTGTAATCGGCGGCGCTCCAGGTTCAGGGTGTCGAGGTACACCACCAGCCGCTCGGCCTCGGCGGCGCTCGGGGTGGTCAGCAGCTCCAGCGCGAGGTCGGCGGCCCCCATACGCCCGGCGGCGTTCAGGCGCGGCGCGAGCACGAAGGCCACGTCGCGGGCGGTCGGCCGGGGCACGCCGGTCTGCCGCAGCAGGGCGCGCAGGCCGGGCAGCGTGGTGTGCGGCAACGCCTCCAGCCCGGCGCGCACCAGCGCCCGGTTCTCGCCCAGCAGCGGGGCCACGTCCGCAATCGTGCCCAGCGTCGCCAGCGGGGCGAGGTCGCGCGGCTCGTCCAGGCCCAGCTCGGCGCGCACCGCCCACAGCAGGTGGTAGGCCACCCCGGCGCCGGTCAGGTTGTGCACCCCCGCGTCGAAGCCGTCGGTGAGGTGCGGGTGCACCACCAGACACGCCGGAAAGTCGGCGCCCGGTGCGTGGTGGTCGGTGACGATCACGGCCGTGCCCGCCTCCAGCAGCGCGCGCACCTCCTCCAGATTGGTGACGCCGCAGTCCACCGTCACCAGCAGGTCGGCGGCCTGCGCGTGTTCGGGCACGCGGTCCGGGTGGAGGCCGTAGCCCTCGTTCAGCCGGTGGGGAATGAAGCCGTGTACGTCGGCCCCCAGCGCCCGCAGCCCCAGCACGAGCACGGCGGTCGCGCTCACGCCGTCGGCGTCGTAGTCGCCGTGGATACGGATACGCTTCTTGCCCCTGACCGCCGCCACGATCTGCCGCGCGGCCTCGTGGAGCGCCGGGTTGGGGCTGGGCCGCAGCGGCGCTTCCAGCATCTCGGGGGTCAGGCCGCGCCCGGCGAGCACCTGCGCCAGCGCGGGCGACACGTTCCAGGTGCGCATGGTCGCCAGCAGTTCGGCGCGGCTCGCCGGGGGGGCCAGCAGCCAGCGGGGGGCAGGCACCTGCTGGCCGGCCTTCACGGCGTGTCCGGGGTGGCCGGGACCGGTTCGGGTCGCGCCGGCTCGGTCACCGGGCCGGGGGTGGGCAGGGCGCCCAGCCGGGCCTGGAGGGTGGCGGCCAGGCGGCCTTCGAGGGCCCGCCGCTCGCGCCGGTCATGGCGGCGTCGCCAGCCCTGGCGCCACAGCAGCGGCAGCAGCAGCAGCGCCACGAAGGCCCCGCCCACCACAACGAACATGCCCATGGCCGCGCCGGTGCCGGTCAGCCACTCGCCACGTCCGAAAGGCAGGGGCAGCCGCACCGGCTGCGGGTTCTCCAGCGCCACGAGCAGCAGGTACCCCGCGAGCACCAGCAGCAGCAGCACCTGCACAAAGGGCATCACGCGCATCGGGCCGCAGCATAGAGCATCGCGCCGGAACCCGTCGTGGCGGGGTTCACGTGCGCGGAGGCAAAAAAAGAGGCCCCGCGCGGGGGCCTCCGGTTCAGCGGAAGATCAGAAGTAGAACTTCAGGCCGGCCTTGCCGCCGAGGTTGAAGCCGTTGGCGTTGGCGTCGGTCGTGGTGGCCAGACCGGTGCCGGTACCCTTGTTGCTCAGGTAGTAGCGGCCGTTGCCTTCGCCGAAGACGGCGATGCTGTCGGTCACGCGGTACTCGACGCCCACGAGGCCCAGGCCGTACACGTCGGTCGAGTTGCTGTTGGCGTTGCGGGTCTTGCTGCTCGTGATGCCCAGACCGGCGCCGGCGTACACGCCGAGGTTGCTGCCGGTGTCGAGGTTGTAGGTCAGCGCGGCGTCGGCGTTCACGCCGTTCGAGCCGGGCTGGTACTCGGCGGCGAGGCGCGCACCGACCGGACCGAACACGCTCTTGGTCCCGACCATCGCGCCGCCGCTCAGGCAGTAGTTGACCGTACCGGTGCTGTTGCGGTTGAAGGCGTTGCGGCAGGCGGCGTCGCCCGTGGCGCTCTTGGCGCCGATGCTCACGCCGGCGTACAGGTTGCTGGTGTTGGCGACGGTGGTGGCGTCGGGGGCGATGTCACCGATGACGACCGTGGTCGGCGTGGTGGTCGTGGGCGTGGTGGTCGTGGGGGTGGTGACGACCGTGGCCGAGGTGCCGGCCGGGCCCTGGGGACCCTGGGGGCCCTGAGGACCCTGGGGGCCCTGGGGACCCTGGGGACCGGCGGGGATGTTACGGATGGCGGCTTCCAGCGCGTCGATGCGGGCGCTCAGGGCGGCCGTGTCGGCGGTACCGGTCGTGGTGGTCATGGTGCTGATGCGCTCTTCCAGGGCCGTGATGCGCGCGGCCTGGGCGGCGTTGGCCGTTTCCAGATCGGTCACGCGGGCGCTGATCGCGGCCAGTTCGGGGGCCACTTCCTGCATCCCGTTCATGACGGTGGTCATGTCGGTCTGGCTCAGGCCACAGCTGCTCAGGGCGCCGCTCGTCAGCAGGCGGTGGAAGATGAGGGCGGCCTGGTAGCGGGTCAGGTTCTCGTTGCCGCGGAAGGTGCCGTCGGGGAAGCCCTGGATCAGGCCGCACTGCGTGATGCGGTCCACGGCGTCCTTGGCCCAGTGACCGGCGGGCACGTCGCTGAACTGCGTGACCTGCGCGGTGGTGGCCGGAGCGGGGGTGGTCGTCGCGGGTGCGGTCTGGGCGCTGGCGGCGCCGAGGCCCAGGGCGAGGATGGACGAGATCATGAGGGTGTTACGCATAGCAAGCTCCTTTGAGCGGAAAAGGGCATAGTGAAGCGCCCGAAACCGACTTTCCTGCCGTCAACGTTAGGCACGCGATATGAGTACGCTGTGAATCTCCTCCCCTCAACTCATTGTGCATTGCCTTGCAAAGCCCGAGTCTGATCCACACCCCCCATCTATGTGCTTTCCATGTGAAATCGTATAGAAAAGATGAGCCGGTAAAAGAGCGGTCTGGACGCAATTGGCACGGAGCAGATGTGAAAACCACATTCCTCTTCATGCTCCGGGTTCATGAGGCCCGGTTCATGTTGCGCGGCGATCCGGCCCGGAGCCTCGGCCGTGACCGCAGCCGGGTGGGCATTGTCGTTTCCCTTTGCGCGCCGATGAGGACTTCGTGTCAGCATGCGGCCATGACCGGCGAATACATG encodes:
- a CDS encoding DHH family phosphoesterase, which codes for MRTWNVSPALAQVLAGRGLTPEMLEAPLRPSPNPALHEAARQIVAAVRGKKRIRIHGDYDADGVSATAVLVLGLRALGADVHGFIPHRLNEGYGLHPDRVPEHAQAADLLVTVDCGVTNLEEVRALLEAGTAVIVTDHHAPGADFPACLVVHPHLTDGFDAGVHNLTGAGVAYHLLWAVRAELGLDEPRDLAPLATLGTIADVAPLLGENRALVRAGLEALPHTTLPGLRALLRQTGVPRPTARDVAFVLAPRLNAAGRMGAADLALELLTTPSAAEAERLVVYLDTLNLERRRLQDDMFAQALALADPADPALVLTHPDWHPGVMGIVASKLLETFYRPVYIVAQGKGSVRSTPGISAVGGLRESGDLLKRYGGHPAAAGFAMDPAQFAALRGRLHEYARRFPVPVPAVRLDAALPPRWASPELEADTLRLEPFGEGHRRPLWHLRAELEGQRLVGKRGDSLQFQLGGLKGVRHGAGATQPGECDLGAELGTNEWRGRTSLEWRAEALRPAAPLDLEGQAEGQETDLPRLDPQEAVTHLRAGAAAYAENGVVPYLTGQVPGLRLLGSGDRLPTDTTEVILYALPAEADLRRWLAQGRVAFAWGPKTLKDLESAGLTPPSPAVSETAAEAYRRWQWGHHYRVLSDAGWAASVRAMLGEDVGEAARVPEPATLAAHP
- a CDS encoding outer membrane protein, with the protein product MRNTLMISSILALGLGAASAQTAPATTTPAPATTAQVTQFSDVPAGHWAKDAVDRITQCGLIQGFPDGTFRGNENLTRYQAALIFHRLLTSGALSSCGLSQTDMTTVMNGMQEVAPELAAISARVTDLETANAAQAARITALEERISTMTTTTGTADTAALSARIDALEAAIRNIPAGPQGPQGPQGPQGPQGPQGPAGTSATVVTTPTTTTPTTTTPTTVVIGDIAPDATTVANTSNLYAGVSIGAKSATGDAACRNAFNRNSTGTVNYCLSGGAMVGTKSVFGPVGARLAAEYQPGSNGVNADAALTYNLDTGSNLGVYAGAGLGITSSKTRNANSNSTDVYGLGLVGVEYRVTDSIAVFGEGNGRYYLSNKGTGTGLATTTDANANGFNLGGKAGLKFYF